TCATCTTCTCCCGGTAAATATATGCTGATGTCATCATCTCTCTCTGATGAACTTCCACTATCGTCATCGAAATTGTTATCGAAATCAATGTTTGGTACATGAGCAATTTTGTGCCTAACTTCTTCTCTACACTTTCTTCTCAACTTAGGACAATCTTCAATCTGAAATTCTCTTAGTGCAGTGAGATCTTGCATCCTCTCCGGGAGAGATGAGAACCTAGGGCAATTTATAATTCTAAGTGTTTGAAGTGATTTTAGATGTGGTAGCCACTCAGGCAAAGCGGTGAAATTACAACAATCTTCAATCTTTAGGTGTTGTAAAGTGTTGGCAGATGTTTGGAGCCACTGGGGCAAAACCTCCAACTTAGGTAACTTTACAATTGTCAACAATTGGAGGCTTAACTTGAGATCTTGATTCTCTTCTTTATCCGTCAAACTAAGCTCTTTACAATCCTCAATTATCAGGGTCTCTAGGGCAATTAGGTGTTTGATAGTGAGTGACAAAGTGGTCAAACTTGGACATTCTCCAACAGCCAATGTTCGAAGATTGGTGAGGCGCCCCTCCATCCCTTCAAACAGACATTTTAGATTCTTACAAGTATATATAGACAAACATCGAAGAGAATCCAAGCAACCTACTTCCTTCTCTGACAAGCAGGTATGTTTTGTTGTTACACACAAATGCCTGAGGCTAATTATGTCCCTAATATCTTTGGGCAACCGTTCAAGATTACTGCAACCAACAAGGTGTAAATTTTGCAAACTGTGCAGCTTGCAAATGGAATCTGGAAGTTGCTTGATTATGCAATTACATGATaggtcaagatttctcaaatGTTTCAAACTTCCGATGGAACTTGGCAACACCTCAAAGGATGATTTGCTCAGATCAAGCACCCGCAAATACTTAAATCTTGCGATACATGCTTCAAGTAAGGACGCAGGTTGCTCTGTTGCGAAAATAATAGTCTGGACTCTTCCCAACTTCTCTAGCTGTGTTGTAACTTCTTGCCCATTCTCCAAAATTGACAAATGACAAACTTCTGCAGCAAGGGTGGACTTCTTGGTCACTACCGAACACCCTCCTTTGGCAATTGAGAGTGCAAGATTGTGGACCAGATCATGCATTTTAAAGGTATAATATATGGGCATCATATACTCTTGATCAACATCTTGAAAGAAAGATCTCGACAACAGCTCTTTGATATACAAGTTACCAACATCTTCCAACTCCACATTTTCATCCTTAGGTGATTGAAGAATCCCATGTGCCAACCAAAATTGAATCAATGTAAAATTATTGAAGTGATAATCCTTTGGAAAACAAGAACAATATGCAAAACATTGCTTCAAGTGAAATGGCAATTGATTGTAACTGATCTTCAATGCGGGTAAGATGTCACCTTCCTTTTGTTCTAAAAGCCATATCTCGTTATCTCTAACAGATATCCACTCATGTTCATCAACTTTTGAATAAAGTAGGCTAGCTAAAGTACTTACAGCCAATGGAACCCCCTTAcattttttgacaatttctcttccaatatATAAGAGGTTTggatatttattttcttgtccTACCTTAAATGTCAATTTCACAAACAAAGACATACAGTCCTCTTCGGATAGACCTTTTAGATTGTATGTGGTAGTAGTGCCCATAATAGTAGCAACAGAACTATTTCGTGTTGTCACTAAGATTTTACTTCCATCGGAACCACCAATTAACAACTCTTCCAATTGATTCCATTTACTTCGATTCTCGTTCCAAACGTCATCCAAGACAAGTAAAAATTTCTTGTCTTTTAAAAGTTCTCTTAGTCGACATTGCACTTCATCCACACCCAAATtctctaaaattttcttatctTTCAAAAGTTCTTTTAAGCCGTTTGGCAATCCATCCACAACAAAATTCTCATCAATCCTATAAATTGCAGATTTAAGGATTTCTTTTGTCAACCTTGTAACATTAAAATCCTCATAAACACACACCCACATTCTCAATTGAAAATGACTAACTACCTGTTTATCATCAAAAGACAACTTGGCAAGTGTGGTTTTCCCCAAACCTCCAATCCCAACAATAGGAATTACACTGACATTTCTGCTAGCATCTTGCTGCATCAAAAGATCCATGATCTTTCCTTTGTCATCACCCCTACCGATGACTTTAGAAGGATTAACGAAGGAGTGGGTCATGTCCCTCCTGTTCATTGTTGTCTTCTCATCTTCAGGTCGTAAAGCAAGATCGAATTCGTCTTTAAGAGCTGCAATATCATCTAACTTCTCCCTAACACCCTTGATTTTATGTGCCATTTTAAAACGGAATAAAAGTGGATTAGaaccagaaaagaaaaatcGCACCTTTTTGCGAGAGCTCCCGTTTATCTTCATTACATCCTTCCGCAATACTCGATACTGAAATTCATCCAGCACATTCTCGGCATCAATAAGGACATCTTTAAGCTCCCTTAGCCAAGTCCTTAGCCTCTCGTTACTTGCTTGCTTCTCCTCAGCATCAATCAGTACGGCTTTAATGGCTAAGACTCTGCGCCCAATCTTTTTCAGATCACCTTTGAAGCCCCATGCCGAGCTGATCTCTTGGAAAGTACGGGATCCAAGCAGCTCCAGGACCTTCACTGCGATGCCATAGCCGATTTCAGCCATGTTCTTGggggtggtgaagagcaaagaCAATCAAATGTGAAGATGAATGAGTGCTCACTGCTCAGTAGCGAGAATGGTAAAgtgtaaaacataaaaacaacaaagcaaAGAGACTTTTAATTATTGGAGTTGGTGAGAGACTTTAAAAGTCTTTTTTAAAAGTCTTTTACGCGTGGTTGGACGGTGTGGCCGTGTGGGGACGGAGCTCTGTACCGCGCATGTGCAGCCACAATATATAGTCTCTATTCACCAACTTAGATATTTCTAAGTCACCAGATACAGTTGGTATGTTATGAGTaattctctctatatttttttttggagaccATATGCTCTTTTCATTTTGGTAGCTCCATCTTCACAGTCctaatatatatagtataaattTTGCCAAagctattaaaataattatgggTGATTCAAAGTTATGTATATAAAGTCTTCATATTTTGCTAAGGATTGCCACGATTAAATGTGGATATTTCAATCATTGTCACAATTTGAAATACTAATCTTTATACtccttttatataattttgaattttttttaaatttcttaggtaaatttatttataaaataattgtggCCTTATTATCTGTTTCATAAAtgtattattatatatcttttaaaGAGTAAGttacaaattctttttttttttctccataactagtattaattaatattatataaattattgattaagAATCAATTTACTAATTTGGTCCATTGA
This genomic stretch from Castanea sativa cultivar Marrone di Chiusa Pesio chromosome 9, ASM4071231v1 harbors:
- the LOC142609707 gene encoding putative disease resistance protein RGA1, with amino-acid sequence MAEIGYGIAVKVLELLGSRTFQEISSAWGFKGDLKKIGRRVLAIKAVLIDAEEKQASNERLRTWLRELKDVLIDAENVLDEFQYRVLRKDVMKINGSSRKKVRFFFSGSNPLLFRFKMAHKIKGVREKLDDIAALKDEFDLALRPEDEKTTMNRRDMTHSFVNPSKVIGRGDDKGKIMDLLMQQDASRNVSVIPIVGIGGLGKTTLAKLSFDDKQVVSHFQLRMWVCVYEDFNVTRLTKEILKSAIYRIDENFVVDGLPNGLKELLKDKKILENLGVDEVQCRLRELLKDKKFLLVLDDVWNENRSKWNQLEELLIGGSDGSKILVTTRNSSVATIMGTTTTYNLKGLSEEDCMSLFVKLTFKVGQENKYPNLLYIGREIVKKCKGVPLAVSTLASLLYSKVDEHEWISVRDNEIWLLEQKEGDILPALKISYNQLPFHLKQCFAYCSCFPKDYHFNNFTLIQFWLAHGILQSPKDENVELEDVGNLYIKELLSRSFFQDVDQEYMMPIYYTFKMHDLVHNLALSIAKGGCSVVTKKSTLAAEVCHLSILENGQEVTTQLEKLGRVQTIIFATEQPASLLEACIARFKYLRVLDLSKSSFEVLPSSIGSLKHLRNLDLSCNCIIKQLPDSICKLHSLQNLHLVGCSNLERLPKDIRDIISLRHLCVTTKHTCLSEKEVGCLDSLRCLSIYTCKNLKCLFEGMEGRLTNLRTLAVGECPSLTTLSLTIKHLIALETLIIEDCKELSLTDKEENQDLKLSLQLLTIVKLPKLEVLPQWLQTSANTLQHLKIEDCCNFTALPEWLPHLKSLQTLRIINCPRFSSLPERMQDLTALREFQIEDCPKLRRKCREEVRHKIAHVPNIDFDNNFDDDSGSSSERDDDISIYLPGEDDEKLNTSHNQ